The Microbacterium paraoxydans genome includes a window with the following:
- a CDS encoding ABC transporter ATP-binding protein produces MLGKLLLRYLSRYKWLLVAVLVFQFASAAATLYLPYLNADIIDKGVAQGDTAYIWRTGLFMLAVSFGQIVASVIATFFAARAAMGAGRDIRADVFGKVSGFSEREVSQFGAGSLITRNTNDVQQVQMLAMMGATMLVTAPLLAIGGIIFAVRTSAELSWLIAVAVPVLLVLAALVIGRMVPLFRSYQGKLDNVNRIMREQLTGVRVVRAFVRERIEEERFRGANTDIMVVGRKVGSLFVLLFPLFMLILNVTVVAVIWFGGIEVNNGTVQVGTLFAFMQYIGQIMGGVIMASFMAMMIPRAAVSAERIGEVLNTESTMTRPVDGVTVFPTPGAVAFDDVEFTYPGADAPVLTGISFAAEPGETVAIVGSTGSGKTTLVSLIPRLFDVSGGSVHVGGVDVREADVEALWDSIGLVPQRPFLFTGTVASNLRYGREDATDEELWHALEIAQGRDFVEEMPDGLDSRIAQGGTNVSGGQRQRLAIARAIVHRPQVLVFDDSFSALDLTTDARLRQALWRELPHVTKIVVAQRVSTITDADRIVVLEGGTMVGVGTHEELLETSETYREIVESQLGVDA; encoded by the coding sequence GTGCTGGGAAAACTCCTCCTCCGATATCTGTCACGCTACAAGTGGCTCCTCGTCGCCGTGCTGGTCTTCCAGTTCGCCAGCGCGGCCGCCACCCTCTACCTGCCGTACCTCAACGCCGACATCATCGACAAGGGCGTCGCGCAGGGCGACACCGCGTACATCTGGCGCACCGGCCTGTTCATGCTGGCCGTGTCATTCGGCCAGATCGTGGCCTCGGTCATCGCGACCTTCTTCGCCGCCCGCGCCGCGATGGGCGCCGGCCGTGACATCCGCGCCGACGTGTTCGGCAAGGTGAGCGGCTTCTCCGAGCGCGAGGTCTCGCAGTTCGGTGCCGGATCCCTCATCACCCGCAACACGAACGACGTGCAGCAGGTGCAGATGCTGGCGATGATGGGCGCGACCATGCTCGTCACCGCCCCGCTGCTCGCGATCGGCGGCATCATCTTCGCCGTGCGGACCAGCGCCGAGCTGAGCTGGCTGATCGCCGTCGCCGTCCCCGTGCTCCTCGTCCTCGCGGCGCTCGTCATCGGCCGGATGGTCCCGCTCTTCCGCAGCTACCAGGGCAAGCTCGACAACGTGAACCGCATCATGCGCGAGCAGCTCACCGGCGTCCGCGTGGTGCGGGCCTTCGTCCGGGAGCGCATCGAGGAGGAGCGCTTCCGCGGCGCGAACACCGACATCATGGTCGTCGGCCGCAAGGTCGGCTCGCTGTTCGTGCTGCTGTTCCCGCTCTTCATGCTCATCCTCAACGTGACGGTCGTCGCCGTCATCTGGTTCGGCGGCATCGAGGTCAACAACGGCACCGTGCAGGTGGGCACCCTGTTCGCCTTCATGCAGTACATCGGCCAGATCATGGGCGGCGTCATCATGGCGAGCTTCATGGCGATGATGATCCCGCGCGCCGCGGTTTCCGCCGAGCGCATCGGCGAGGTGCTGAACACGGAGTCCACGATGACCCGCCCGGTGGACGGCGTCACCGTCTTCCCGACCCCGGGTGCCGTCGCGTTCGACGACGTGGAGTTCACGTACCCCGGCGCCGACGCCCCCGTCCTCACCGGCATCAGCTTCGCCGCGGAGCCGGGCGAGACCGTCGCGATCGTCGGCTCCACCGGGTCGGGCAAGACCACGCTCGTCTCGCTCATCCCGCGCCTGTTCGACGTGTCCGGCGGGTCCGTGCACGTCGGCGGCGTAGACGTCCGCGAGGCCGACGTCGAGGCGCTGTGGGACAGCATCGGCCTGGTGCCGCAGCGTCCCTTCCTCTTCACCGGCACCGTCGCGTCCAACCTGCGCTACGGCCGCGAGGACGCCACCGACGAGGAGCTCTGGCACGCGCTGGAGATCGCCCAGGGGCGCGACTTCGTGGAGGAGATGCCGGACGGCCTCGACTCCCGCATCGCCCAGGGCGGCACGAACGTGTCCGGCGGTCAGCGCCAGCGCCTGGCGATCGCGCGGGCCATCGTGCACCGGCCGCAGGTGCTCGTGTTCGACGACTCCTTCTCCGCGCTCGACCTCACGACGGATGCCCGGCTGCGGCAGGCGCTCTGGCGCGAGCTCCCGCACGTGACGAAGATCGTGGTCGCGCAGCGCGTCTCCACGATCACCGACGCGGACCGCATCGTGGTCCTCGAGGGCGGCACCATGGTCGGCGTCGGAACCCATGAGGAGCTGCTGGAGACCAGCGAGACCTATCGCGAGATCGTCGAGTCGCAGCTGGGGGTGGACGCATGA
- the hemL gene encoding glutamate-1-semialdehyde 2,1-aminomutase, whose amino-acid sequence MTDRNDDLFSAARAVIPGGVNSPVRAYGSVGGTPRFLASARGATVTDAAGREYVDLVASWGPALLGHAQPDVVAAVQEAATRGLSFGAPTEGEVELAALIADRVRFGEIRPVERVRLVSTGTEATMTAIRLARGATGRDLLVKFAGHYHGHSDGLLAEAGSGVATLALPGSAGVPAPIAAQTLVIRYNDPEALAAVFAEHGPRIAAVIVEASAANMGVVPPLPGFNRLIAETAHAHGALMILDEVLTGFRVHPAGFWGLQAQAGEDYLPDILTFGKVVGGGMPLAALGGRAEVMDLLAPLGPVYQAGTLSGNPLSVAAGLATLRLATPEVYATVDAAAARVSSALDRALAEAGVTHALASAGNLFSASFRASAPRDYAEAQAQESFRYAAFFHAMREHGVALPPSVFEAWFLTAAHGEDELQRIEEALPHAAQAAQTARP is encoded by the coding sequence ATGACCGACCGCAATGACGACCTTTTCTCTGCCGCCCGTGCGGTGATCCCCGGCGGGGTGAACTCTCCGGTGCGGGCCTACGGGTCGGTCGGCGGGACGCCGCGGTTCCTCGCCTCGGCGCGCGGCGCCACAGTGACCGACGCCGCGGGTCGCGAGTACGTCGACCTCGTCGCGTCCTGGGGTCCCGCACTGCTCGGACACGCGCAGCCCGACGTCGTCGCCGCCGTGCAGGAGGCCGCCACCCGCGGGCTCTCCTTCGGCGCTCCGACCGAGGGGGAGGTCGAGCTCGCCGCGCTCATCGCCGACCGCGTCCGCTTCGGCGAGATCCGTCCCGTGGAGCGTGTCCGTCTCGTCTCGACGGGCACCGAGGCCACCATGACCGCGATCCGCCTCGCCCGCGGTGCGACCGGCCGCGATCTGCTCGTGAAGTTCGCCGGCCACTATCACGGCCACTCCGACGGCCTGCTCGCCGAGGCGGGCTCCGGGGTCGCCACGCTGGCGCTTCCCGGTTCGGCCGGCGTGCCCGCGCCGATCGCCGCGCAGACGCTCGTGATCCGCTACAACGACCCCGAGGCGCTCGCCGCCGTCTTCGCCGAGCACGGTCCCCGCATCGCGGCCGTCATCGTGGAGGCCTCGGCCGCGAACATGGGCGTGGTGCCCCCGCTCCCCGGATTCAACCGCCTCATCGCGGAGACCGCGCACGCCCACGGTGCTCTCATGATCCTCGACGAGGTCCTCACCGGCTTCCGGGTGCACCCGGCCGGCTTCTGGGGCCTCCAGGCGCAGGCCGGAGAGGACTACCTGCCCGACATCCTGACCTTCGGCAAGGTCGTCGGCGGCGGTATGCCGCTGGCGGCGCTCGGTGGCCGTGCCGAGGTCATGGACCTCCTGGCGCCCCTCGGCCCCGTCTACCAGGCGGGGACGCTCTCCGGGAACCCGCTGTCCGTGGCCGCGGGCCTGGCCACGCTCCGCCTCGCGACGCCGGAGGTCTACGCGACCGTCGACGCCGCAGCCGCTCGGGTCTCGTCGGCTCTCGACCGCGCGCTCGCCGAGGCCGGAGTGACCCACGCCCTCGCCTCCGCCGGCAACCTCTTCAGCGCCTCGTTCCGCGCCTCCGCCCCGCGCGACTACGCCGAGGCGCAGGCGCAGGAGTCGTTCCGGTACGCGGCGTTCTTCCACGCGATGCGCGAGCACGGCGTCGCGCTGCCGCCGAGCGTCTTCGAGGCCTGGTTCCTCACCGCCGCGCACGGCGAGGACGAGCTCCAGCGGATCGAGGAAGCCCTGCCGCACGCCGCTCAGGCCGCCCAGACCGCGCGCCCCTGA
- a CDS encoding uroporphyrinogen-III synthase, with amino-acid sequence MTTSESKQDRPLDGWRILVPRGGPWGDSVAASLRALGAVPVVAPLINFAPTTDQATLDRALEQLAAGEFDWLTVTSATTVDVLFAHRAVVPKTTKIAAVGETTAAALQAVGYEVALVPEQDNSAQGMAQQLIALEHEPRRILALRSEIAKPVLSILLSEAGHDVHGVVAYRTVGVPVTERIRRDVENGRINAILITSGSVAEQVREQFPEIPDETLLAAIGPRTAKDAERAGLPVSVVADRQTIDALIEAVSQFTLPHAADEFAP; translated from the coding sequence ATGACCACTTCTGAAAGCAAGCAGGACCGACCGCTGGACGGCTGGCGCATCCTCGTGCCCCGTGGCGGCCCCTGGGGCGACAGCGTCGCCGCGAGCCTCCGCGCTCTCGGCGCCGTCCCCGTCGTCGCCCCGCTCATCAACTTCGCTCCGACCACGGATCAGGCGACCCTCGACCGTGCGCTGGAGCAGCTCGCGGCCGGCGAGTTCGACTGGCTGACCGTCACGAGCGCGACCACGGTGGACGTGCTGTTCGCCCACCGCGCCGTCGTGCCGAAGACCACGAAGATCGCGGCCGTGGGGGAGACGACGGCCGCGGCGCTGCAGGCCGTGGGCTACGAGGTGGCCCTGGTCCCCGAACAGGACAACTCCGCGCAGGGCATGGCGCAGCAGCTCATCGCTCTGGAGCACGAGCCGCGCCGCATCCTGGCGCTGCGCAGCGAGATCGCCAAGCCCGTCCTGAGCATCCTGCTGTCCGAGGCGGGACACGACGTGCACGGCGTCGTCGCCTATCGCACGGTCGGTGTGCCGGTGACGGAGCGCATCCGCCGCGACGTCGAGAACGGCCGGATCAACGCGATCCTCATCACCAGCGGTTCGGTGGCCGAGCAGGTGCGGGAGCAGTTCCCCGAGATCCCGGACGAGACGCTGCTCGCGGCGATCGGCCCGCGGACGGCCAAGGACGCCGAGCGCGCCGGCCTGCCCGTCTCGGTGGTCGCCGACCGGCAGACCATCGATGCGCTGATCGAGGCCGTGTCGCAGTTCACCCTTCCGCACGCGGCAGACGAGTTCGCGCCGTGA
- a CDS encoding ATP-binding cassette domain-containing protein, which yields MPEGQVLEFTNVTKRFNEVTAVSDFSARVEPGAVTAFLGPNGAGKTTTLRILLGQVRATSGTATIGGAAYAELRQPLRTIGAVLEETAYRPRRTASRQLTIAAKANGIRLARVDEVISLVGLEGEADTRIGGFSLGMRQRLSVAHALLGDPGALVFDEPANGLDPEGIRWMRLLMRRLADEGRTVLVSSHVLSEIEQVADHVLVLSKGRLVLSSGIETLADPAGGSVVVDSADRPGLTTALVAAGFDIEVLRSGLTVRGTDASRVGAVAADAGIALSTLVQRGPTLEDVFIDLMRGGRFDTAPALDQTEAPAEEDPESATAAEAPAEESPTDGPSTDEAAGTAAAALAAGGTAALADDLTPQATGPVTAETIADDTAPTDEADATADEDATRALPVVSADDATRILPVVDATADAQPADADADAEAEDSPSFDDILFGAPAPVAESPRRSFAALFAAASADAETESSAQPAATDAPGETESESESESPSTTDETPAEDVDSAADAPADSTSTDAPDSASGDEEPAGVEFFTGLDASSADEEPAPSEDTAEAAAQGEDASPASDDDPRSAAVSSMLAAAARAYYEDEPRDYPLAPAEETSSGHGAPQDEIASDESAVDTETPAEQHAPADDRGDEHHDDEHHG from the coding sequence ATGCCCGAAGGACAGGTGCTCGAGTTCACGAATGTGACGAAGCGCTTCAACGAGGTGACGGCCGTCTCGGATTTCTCCGCCCGTGTCGAGCCCGGCGCCGTCACCGCCTTCCTCGGCCCCAACGGTGCCGGCAAGACGACGACCCTGCGAATCCTGCTCGGCCAGGTGCGCGCCACGTCCGGCACCGCCACGATCGGCGGGGCCGCCTACGCCGAGCTGCGGCAGCCGCTGCGCACGATCGGCGCCGTGCTGGAGGAGACGGCCTATCGGCCGCGCCGCACGGCGAGCCGTCAGCTCACCATCGCCGCGAAGGCCAACGGCATCCGCCTGGCCCGCGTCGACGAGGTCATCTCCCTCGTCGGCCTGGAGGGCGAGGCGGACACGCGCATCGGCGGGTTCTCGCTCGGCATGCGCCAGCGCCTCAGCGTCGCCCACGCGCTCCTCGGCGACCCCGGCGCCCTCGTCTTCGACGAGCCGGCGAACGGCCTCGACCCGGAGGGCATCCGCTGGATGCGGCTGCTGATGCGTCGCCTCGCTGACGAAGGGCGCACGGTGCTGGTCTCCTCCCACGTGCTCAGCGAGATCGAGCAGGTCGCCGACCACGTGCTCGTGCTCTCCAAGGGACGCCTCGTGCTGTCGAGCGGCATCGAGACCCTGGCCGATCCGGCCGGCGGCTCCGTGGTCGTCGACTCAGCCGATCGCCCCGGCCTCACGACCGCGCTGGTCGCCGCCGGGTTCGACATCGAGGTGCTCCGCTCCGGGCTGACCGTGCGCGGGACCGACGCCAGCCGCGTCGGCGCCGTCGCTGCGGACGCCGGTATCGCTCTCAGCACGCTCGTGCAGCGCGGCCCGACGCTGGAGGACGTCTTCATCGACCTCATGCGGGGCGGCCGCTTCGACACCGCCCCGGCGCTCGATCAGACGGAGGCTCCCGCCGAGGAGGATCCCGAGTCCGCGACCGCCGCCGAGGCTCCGGCAGAGGAGTCTCCGACGGACGGCCCGTCGACGGATGAAGCCGCCGGGACCGCCGCTGCGGCTCTCGCAGCCGGCGGCACCGCCGCGCTCGCCGACGACCTGACGCCTCAGGCCACGGGCCCTGTCACCGCCGAGACGATCGCCGACGACACCGCTCCGACCGACGAGGCGGATGCCACCGCGGACGAGGATGCGACCCGGGCCCTTCCCGTCGTCTCCGCCGACGACGCGACCCGGATCCTGCCCGTGGTCGACGCGACCGCAGACGCGCAGCCCGCGGATGCGGATGCCGACGCGGAGGCCGAGGACTCGCCGTCGTTCGACGACATCCTCTTCGGTGCGCCCGCGCCCGTCGCCGAGTCTCCGCGGCGGTCCTTCGCCGCCCTGTTCGCAGCCGCGTCCGCAGACGCGGAGACCGAGTCGTCCGCGCAGCCGGCGGCGACGGACGCTCCGGGCGAGACCGAGTCCGAGTCCGAGTCCGAGTCGCCGTCGACGACCGACGAGACCCCCGCCGAGGACGTCGACTCCGCTGCCGATGCACCGGCCGACAGCACGAGCACCGACGCGCCCGACAGCGCCTCCGGTGACGAGGAGCCCGCGGGCGTGGAGTTCTTCACCGGTCTGGACGCCTCGTCGGCGGACGAGGAGCCCGCGCCGTCCGAGGACACCGCCGAAGCCGCAGCGCAGGGTGAGGACGCCTCTCCTGCGTCCGACGACGACCCGCGATCGGCCGCCGTGAGCTCGATGCTGGCCGCCGCCGCACGCGCCTACTACGAGGACGAGCCGCGCGACTACCCGCTCGCTCCGGCGGAGGAGACGTCGTCCGGCCACGGGGCTCCGCAGGACGAGATCGCGAGCGACGAGTCCGCAGTCGATACGGAGACCCCGGCGGAGCAGCACGCCCCCGCGGACGACCGTGGCGACGAGCACCACGACGACGAGCACCACGGCTGA
- a CDS encoding enoyl-CoA hydratase/isomerase family protein, with translation MTDTPAAPRVLIRTEGALGRLTLNRPEAINALDEDMIATITEALVAWRDDSDVQIVLIDGAGERGMCAGGDVRRLHGQITSGHPEQSAEFFRGEYAMNAMIAEYPKPVVALADGITMGGGIGLAGHAAIRVVTERSKLAMPETRIGFTPDVGGTWLLGQAPGRLGEYLGLTGATMNGADAVYAGFADHFVPSDRLDALREALAYRADPTSPSEIVLLFDETPEPSSLPAARGWIDDAFAAPTVPEILERLRALGTEEAAAVADLLDDLAPTGLVVTLDAVREAREMTGLRAALEGEYRRVLWFVNEHPDLVEGIRAQLVDKDRNPRWQLASLAELGPDAGAPARDYVPQPALF, from the coding sequence GTGACCGATACCCCCGCCGCGCCCCGTGTCCTCATCCGCACCGAAGGAGCGCTCGGGCGGCTCACGCTCAACCGCCCCGAGGCGATCAATGCGCTCGATGAGGACATGATCGCGACCATCACGGAGGCGCTGGTGGCCTGGCGCGACGACTCCGACGTGCAGATCGTCCTCATCGACGGCGCGGGGGAGCGCGGCATGTGCGCGGGCGGCGACGTGCGTCGCCTGCACGGCCAGATCACGTCCGGCCATCCGGAGCAGTCTGCGGAGTTCTTCCGAGGCGAGTACGCGATGAACGCCATGATCGCGGAGTACCCGAAGCCCGTGGTCGCGCTCGCCGACGGGATCACGATGGGCGGCGGTATCGGTCTGGCAGGGCATGCCGCGATCCGCGTGGTCACCGAACGCTCGAAGCTCGCCATGCCGGAGACCCGGATCGGCTTCACGCCCGACGTCGGCGGCACCTGGCTGCTGGGGCAGGCGCCGGGACGGCTCGGCGAGTACCTCGGCCTCACCGGGGCCACGATGAACGGTGCCGACGCCGTATACGCGGGCTTCGCGGATCACTTCGTCCCCTCCGACCGCCTCGACGCGCTGCGCGAGGCGCTGGCCTACCGCGCCGACCCGACGAGTCCCAGCGAGATCGTCCTGCTCTTCGACGAGACGCCGGAGCCGTCCTCGCTTCCCGCCGCGCGGGGGTGGATCGACGATGCGTTCGCCGCCCCGACCGTGCCCGAGATCCTCGAGCGGCTCCGCGCGCTCGGCACCGAGGAAGCGGCGGCCGTCGCCGACCTGCTCGACGATCTGGCTCCGACGGGCCTCGTCGTGACGCTCGACGCCGTGCGGGAGGCCCGGGAGATGACCGGGCTCCGCGCCGCGCTGGAGGGCGAGTACCGCCGGGTGCTCTGGTTCGTGAACGAACACCCCGACCTGGTGGAGGGCATCCGCGCGCAGCTCGTCGACAAGGATCGCAACCCGCGGTGGCAGCTGGCCTCCCTCGCCGAGCTCGGCCCCGACGCCGGGGCGCCCGCCCGCGACTACGTTCCGCAGCCCGCGCTGTTCTGA
- a CDS encoding ABC transporter ATP-binding protein produces MSEQDPSTSSGTQGRRRRGRGAAAAPTVERELTAEEQYEAELAEQARQNSGDWDSVAPGKADNFGPSFARMIGLLKPSAVWFVFVSILGAIGVVLTVAAPKVLAEATNIVYRGFISIQLGQPTGDFPGFPAGTPQDVVVDALRDAGQNDFANQVGALGDFRVGDGIDFDALRWVIAAVLAIYVVAAFLSWLQGYVINVIMVRTMWRLREAVEAKINRLPLAYFDKVQRGELISRVTNDIDNITQTMQQSLSGALTAVLTVIGVLVMMFSISWQLALVALVALPLMGVIFGVIGPRSQKAFGTQWRKVGRLNARVEEAFSGHALVKVFGREQDALDKFKAENEELFQASFKAQFLSGIIMPAMTFVGSLTYVGIAVLGGLMVASGQLRLGDVQAFIQYSQQFTQPLSELGGMAAVVQSGTASAERVFDLLDADEQDADGPDAPALREGEGVIEFENVSFSYSPERPLITDLSFRVEPGQTVAIVGPTGAGKTTLVNLIMRFYELSGGRITLDGQDISTITRDDLRSRTGMVLQDPWLFAGSIRENIRYGRSTATDEEVLAAARATYVDRFVHALPDGYDTVLDEDASNVSAGERQLTTIARAFVAQPSILILDEATSAVDTRTELLLQNAMAALRQGRTSFVIAHRLSTIRDADLILVMEHGDIVEKGTHDELIAAQGAYWRLYQSQFEQAATDLDAEAALTGSSPVVVTGEADAEARAEEQAADAVAGAAVGAQLPGAEAAAAQALLDDGADGASPRP; encoded by the coding sequence ATGAGCGAGCAGGACCCTTCGACAAGCTCAGGGACCCAGGGTCGGCGCCGTCGCGGACGGGGCGCGGCCGCCGCGCCCACGGTCGAGCGGGAGCTCACCGCCGAGGAGCAGTACGAGGCGGAGCTCGCCGAGCAGGCGCGGCAGAACTCCGGCGACTGGGACAGCGTCGCGCCGGGCAAGGCCGACAACTTCGGCCCGAGCTTCGCGCGGATGATCGGGCTGCTCAAGCCCTCCGCGGTGTGGTTCGTCTTCGTGTCGATCCTCGGTGCGATCGGGGTCGTGCTGACCGTCGCCGCCCCGAAGGTGCTCGCCGAGGCGACGAACATCGTCTATCGCGGCTTCATCTCGATCCAGCTCGGTCAGCCCACCGGCGACTTCCCCGGCTTCCCGGCCGGGACCCCGCAGGACGTCGTCGTCGACGCGCTGCGGGACGCCGGGCAGAACGACTTCGCCAACCAGGTGGGCGCGCTCGGCGACTTCCGGGTCGGCGACGGCATCGACTTCGACGCGCTGCGCTGGGTGATCGCCGCGGTTCTCGCGATCTACGTCGTGGCCGCGTTCCTCAGCTGGCTGCAGGGATACGTCATCAACGTCATCATGGTGCGCACCATGTGGCGGCTGCGCGAGGCCGTCGAGGCGAAGATCAACCGGCTCCCGCTGGCGTACTTCGACAAGGTGCAGCGCGGCGAGCTGATCTCGCGGGTGACGAACGACATCGACAACATCACCCAGACCATGCAGCAGTCGCTGTCGGGAGCACTGACCGCCGTGCTGACGGTGATCGGCGTGCTCGTGATGATGTTCTCGATCTCGTGGCAGCTCGCCCTCGTCGCCCTCGTGGCGCTTCCGCTCATGGGCGTGATCTTCGGCGTCATCGGACCGCGGTCGCAGAAGGCCTTCGGCACGCAGTGGCGCAAGGTCGGCCGGCTCAACGCCCGGGTCGAGGAGGCCTTCTCCGGCCACGCGCTGGTCAAGGTGTTCGGCCGCGAGCAGGACGCGCTGGACAAGTTCAAGGCCGAGAACGAGGAGCTCTTCCAGGCGAGCTTCAAGGCGCAGTTCCTCTCGGGCATCATCATGCCCGCGATGACCTTCGTCGGCAGCCTCACCTACGTCGGCATCGCGGTGCTCGGCGGGCTCATGGTCGCGAGCGGGCAGCTCCGGCTCGGCGACGTGCAGGCGTTCATCCAGTACTCGCAGCAGTTCACGCAGCCGCTGTCCGAGCTGGGCGGCATGGCCGCGGTCGTGCAGTCCGGCACCGCCTCGGCGGAGCGGGTGTTCGACCTGCTCGACGCCGATGAGCAGGACGCCGACGGCCCTGACGCCCCTGCTCTCCGCGAAGGGGAGGGCGTGATCGAGTTCGAGAACGTCTCCTTCTCCTACTCGCCGGAGCGTCCGCTCATCACCGATCTGTCGTTCCGGGTGGAGCCGGGGCAGACCGTCGCGATCGTCGGGCCCACGGGCGCCGGCAAGACGACGCTCGTGAACCTCATCATGCGGTTCTACGAGCTCAGCGGCGGTCGGATCACGCTGGACGGTCAGGACATCTCGACCATCACGCGTGACGACCTCCGGTCCCGCACCGGCATGGTGCTCCAGGACCCCTGGCTGTTCGCCGGGAGCATCCGCGAGAACATCCGCTACGGACGCTCGACCGCGACGGACGAGGAGGTGCTGGCCGCCGCGCGGGCGACCTACGTCGACCGCTTCGTGCACGCGCTTCCGGATGGGTACGACACCGTGCTCGACGAGGACGCGTCGAATGTCTCGGCCGGTGAGCGGCAGCTCACCACGATCGCCCGGGCGTTCGTGGCGCAGCCGTCGATCCTCATCCTGGACGAGGCCACCTCGGCGGTCGACACCCGCACCGAGCTGCTGCTGCAGAACGCCATGGCCGCTCTCCGGCAGGGGCGCACCTCGTTCGTCATCGCGCACCGGCTGTCGACCATCCGCGACGCGGACCTCATCCTCGTGATGGAGCATGGCGACATCGTCGAGAAGGGCACCCACGACGAGCTCATCGCCGCGCAGGGCGCGTACTGGCGGCTGTACCAGTCGCAGTTCGAGCAGGCGGCGACGGACCTCGACGCGGAAGCGGCCCTGACCGGGTCGTCTCCGGTCGTGGTGACGGGAGAGGCCGACGCCGAGGCCCGCGCGGAGGAGCAGGCGGCCGATGCCGTGGCGGGTGCCGCCGTCGGTGCCCAGCTTCCCGGGGCGGAGGCGGCCGCCGCGCAGGCGCTCCTCGACGACGGGGCGGACGGCGCGTCGCCTCGTCCCTGA
- the hemB gene encoding porphobilinogen synthase, with translation MSFPDVRLRRLRQSRAVRDLVRETSLEPRQLVLPLFVREGISEPVAIGSMPGVAQHSIDSLRSAAVEAAEAGVGGVMLFGVPAVRDARGSGADDPQGILNVATEALAAEVGDALVVQTDLCLDEFTDHGHCGVLAADGSVDNDATLERYASMALAQARAGSQLLGLSGMMDGQVAVIRQALDAEGFTDTLILAYAAKYASAFYGPFREAVDSQLQGDRRTYQLDPGNRREGVREALVDEDEGADIVMVKPAMAFLDVLREVRDAVTVPVWAYQVSGEYAMIEAAAANGWIDRRAAVLESLLSIRRAGADAVLTYWATEAARWLRG, from the coding sequence GTGAGCTTCCCCGACGTCCGCCTGCGCCGACTGCGTCAGTCGCGCGCCGTCCGCGACCTCGTGCGCGAGACCTCTCTCGAGCCGCGTCAGCTCGTGCTCCCGCTCTTCGTCCGCGAGGGCATCAGCGAGCCGGTCGCCATCGGGTCGATGCCCGGCGTCGCCCAGCACTCGATCGACTCGCTGCGTTCCGCGGCCGTGGAGGCCGCGGAGGCCGGGGTCGGCGGGGTCATGCTGTTCGGCGTTCCCGCGGTGCGCGACGCCCGGGGCTCCGGCGCGGACGACCCGCAGGGCATCCTGAACGTCGCCACCGAGGCGCTGGCGGCCGAGGTCGGCGACGCGCTCGTCGTGCAGACCGACCTCTGCCTCGACGAGTTCACCGATCACGGGCACTGCGGCGTCCTCGCCGCCGACGGCTCGGTGGACAACGACGCGACCCTGGAGCGATACGCCTCGATGGCCCTCGCCCAGGCGCGCGCGGGATCGCAGCTGTTGGGGCTGTCCGGGATGATGGACGGCCAGGTCGCCGTGATCCGTCAGGCGCTCGACGCCGAGGGCTTCACCGACACCCTGATCCTGGCGTATGCCGCGAAGTACGCGAGCGCGTTCTACGGCCCGTTCCGCGAAGCCGTGGACTCGCAGCTCCAGGGCGACCGCCGCACGTATCAGCTCGACCCCGGCAACCGTCGCGAGGGCGTGCGGGAGGCGCTGGTCGACGAGGACGAGGGCGCGGACATCGTCATGGTGAAGCCGGCGATGGCCTTCCTCGACGTGCTCCGCGAGGTCCGCGACGCCGTGACCGTCCCGGTCTGGGCGTACCAGGTGTCGGGCGAGTACGCGATGATCGAGGCCGCCGCCGCGAACGGCTGGATCGATCGGCGCGCCGCGGTCCTCGAGTCGCTGCTGTCGATCCGCCGGGCGGGCGCCGACGCGGTGCTGACGTACTGGGCCACCGAAGCGGCCCGCTGGCTGCGCGGCTGA